The segment GAAAGAAAGTCTTAATTTACCCATTTTTAAATCTCCAGGATTCGAAGCTGATGATCTATTAGGAACAATTGCTAATGATGCATCCTCAAAAGGTTGGTGTGTAAATATTCTTTCTGGGGATCGAGATTTATTTCAACTAGTTGATGATCAAAAAGATATTTATGTTCTCTATATGGGCGGAGGTCCTTATGCTAAAAGTGGTAATCCGACTTTAATGAATGAAAATGGAGTCAAAGAAAAACTAGGAGTTTATCCAGAAAGAGTTGTAGATCTGAAGGCCTTAACTGGTGACAGTTCGGATAATATCCCAGGAATAAAAGGTGTTGGACCAAAAACAGCTATTAATTTATTAAAAGAGAATGATACCTTAGACGGGATTTATAAAGCCTTGGACATTATTCAAAAAGATGAAGATAAAAAATATCAGGGTTTTATAAAAGGCGCCGTTAGGGAAAAGCTAAAAAATGATAAATTCAATGCTTATCTTTCAAGAGATTTAGCAAAGATAGATGTTGAAGTGCCTCTGGTATTAAGCAATGGATATGAACTAAATCAAATAAACCAAGATGCTTTATCTGAATCTCTACAAAAACTTGAATTATCAACTTTACTTAGGCAAGTTGATATTTTTAATTCAGCATTTAGTAAAGGTGGTTTTAATAAAAATAATGAGGAAAAACAAAAGAAAAAAGAATCAAAAGTTTCAGCTTCAATTAATTTAGAAGAAACTGAACATGAAATCCCCAAAATCAAAGTAAATATAGTTAATAATTTTAAATTACTAGATCAACTAGTTAAAAGATTAGAGATTACGAAGGAAATAGTTGCCTTAGACACTGAGACCAATAGTTTAAATCCTCTAGATGCAGAACTTGTTGGTATAGGTTTTTGTCTTGGCGAAGAGATTAATGATCTATTTTATATACCTCTTAGTCATCAATCGCAAAAAAAAGAGATGAATCAATTAGCAATTGAAGATGTATTCTTTAATTTAAGATCTTGGATAGAAAGTCCAGAGAAAGAAAAAACACTTCAAAATTGTAAGTTTGATAGACAAATATTTTATAACCATGGGCTAAATCTCAGAGGAGTTACTTTTGATACCCTGTTAGCAGATTACATTCTTAATAATCAGGAAAAACATGGATTAAGTGAAATTAGTTTTAGAGAATTTGGATTTAAGCCACCAACTTTTAAAGAAACAGTTGGAAAAAATAAAGATTTTTCATTTGTCGACATTAATGATGCAAGTACTTATTGTGGTTATGATGTACTCCTAACTTTCAAGATCGCGAAAATTTTTAAAGAACGATTTAATAATGAAAATAAGGATTTAACAAAATTATTTAAAGAAATCGAATTGCCTTTAGAGCCAGTCTTATCAGAAATGGAGATGAATGGTATCAGAATAGATACCACTTATTTAAATGAACTATCTGGAGAATTAAAAAGTACATTAGAAAATATTGAGGAAAATGTTTTTGAAATAGCAAAGCAAGAATTTAATTTATCCTCTCCAAAACAACTTGGTGAAATATTGTTTGAGAAGTTAAATCTTGATAAAAAAAAATCAAGGAAAACAAAAACAGGTTGGAGTACTGATGCAGTTGTTCTTGAAAGATTAGTAGAAGAACATGAGATAATTCCCTTTCTAATAAAACATAGAACTCTTAGTAAACTTTTAAGTACATATATTGATGCTCTTCCCAACCTTATTAGTGAAAAAACTGGAAGAGTTCATACTAACTTTAATCAAGCAGCTACCGCCACTGGGAGATTAAGCAGTAGTAATCCTAATCTTCAGAATATCCCTGTCAGAACAGAATTCAGTAGAAGAATAAGAAAAGCCTTCTTGCCCGAAAAAGGTTGGAAATTACTATCGGCAGATTATTCTCAAATTGAATTAAGAATACTTGCTCATTTAGCTAACGAAGAAATTCTTATAAATGCATTCCACAAAAATGATGATATTCACTCTTTAACAGCACGATTGATTTTTGAAAAGGAAGACATAAATTCTGACGAAAGAAGAGTTGGTAAAACCATTAATTTTGGAGTTATTTATGGAATGGGAATAAAAAAATTCGCACGATCTACAGGGGTAAGTACAACTGAAGCAAAAGAATTTTTGATTAAATATAAAGAAAGGTATGCCAAGATTTTTAAATTTCTAGAATTTCAAGAAAGGCTTGCTCTATCGAAAGGTTATGTAGAGACAATTTTTGGAAGAAAGAGAGAATTTAAATTTGATAAAAATGGACTTGGTAGATTAATAGGAAAAGATCCATATGAAATAGATTTGCAAACTGCTAGGAAAGCGGGAATGGAGGCTCAATCTTTAAGAGCCGCCGCAAATGCTCCTATTCAGGGTTCTAGTGCTGACATTATTAAAATAGCTATGGTTCAATTAAACAAAAAATTATTAGAGATGAATATTCCAGTTAAAATGCTTTTACAGGTTCATGATGAATTATTGTTCGAGGTCCAACCAGATTTCTTAGAAATCACAAAGGATTTAGTAAAGGAAACTATGGAAGATTGTGTAAAATTAAACGTACCACTTCTTGTCGATATCGGAGTTGGAAATAACTGGATGGAAACTAAATAATCTTCAAATAAATACTTTTTTAATATGATCAAATTATTTAATACTTTAAGCAAAAACATTGAAGTCTTTAAACCAATAGATGAAGTAGTAAAGATATACTGTTGTGGTGTAACTGTTTATGATTTATGTCATCTTGGGCATGCAAGAAGTTATATAGCTTGGGATATCCTGAGAAGGTTCTTAATTTATAGTGATTACAAAGTTAAGTATGTGCAGAATTTTACTGATATCGACGATAAGATTTTAAAAAGAGCAAAAGAAGAAAATAGCTCTATGAATGAGGTTTCAGAAAAAAATATTACTGAATTCCATAAGGACATGGATGCCCTAGGAATTATGAGGCCGGATAGCATGCCAAAAGCTACAAATCATATTTGCAATATTTGTTCATTTATAAAAGTTCTTGAGGATAAAGGTTTTGCATATATCAGAGGTGGAGACGTTTATTATTCTGTTTTTAAAAATAAAAATTATGGAAAACTGAGTAATCAAAATATCCTTGAGCAAAATATAAATCAACAGGGCAGGATTACTACAGATGAAAGTAATAAAAAAGAAAATCCCCAAGATTTTGCTCTATGGAAAAAAGCAAAAGACAATGAACCATCTTTTGATTCGCCTTGGGGGAAAGGTAGACCAGGATGGCATATTGAATGTTCTGCAATGGTAAAAGATGAATTAGGAGAAACAATTGATATCCATTTAGGAGGTTCTGATCTTATTTTTCCTCACCATGAAAATGAGATTGCACAGTCTGAATCAGCTAATAATAAAAAGCTTGCGAACTATTGGCTTCATAACGGAATGGTCAATGTAAACGGACAAAAGATGAGTAAATCTTTGAAAAACTTTACTACCATAAGAGACTTATTAGATTCAGGGACAAGTCCGATGACCCTAAGATATTTTGTTTTAACCGTAAACTATAGAAAGCCACTCGATTTTACCGATGAGGCTTTGAAAAGTGCCTCGGAAGCATGGAAAAATATTAATGTTGCTCTTTCTTTATTTGATATTACTAAAAAAGAAAATCTATCGATTGAGGTAAATGAAACTAATGAATTTGTTGAAGAAACATATAAAGATATGATCAATTATGAAATATCTCAAAAAAAGATAAAGTTTACTAATGCTTTAAATAACGACCTTAATACAGCAGGAGCAATTGCAATCATTTATGAATTAGCCAAACCACTAAAAAACTTTATAAATCAATTCCAAAGAATTAAAAACCTTGAAATAAATACTAATGAAAAATTTCATCTTAGAGAAACTTTTAAAACACTAGAAGAACTGACTGATGTTCTTGGATTAAAAAAAGAAGAAATAATAATCGACAACAGAATCAACGAAGATCAAATACTATCCCTCATTAATAAAAGATTGGGAGCAAAAAAGGAAAAAGATTATGCAGAAGCCGATAAAATAAGAAATTTATTAAAGGAAAAAGGAGTAGAACTCATAGATCAATCCCCTGAGCTTACAACATGGGTAAGGATCTAAATTTTAAGAAAAAACCCAATTTAAATTTTTTATTTTTTAAATTCACCTTTAAGTGGGAAAATATTATAAATATTAGAGAAAATTGAAATACATCACTGTGCTGGGTTCAACAGGTTCAATTGGAACCCAAACTCTCGAAATAGTAAGTGAACTGCCTGATA is part of the Prochlorococcus marinus subsp. pastoris str. CCMP1986 genome and harbors:
- the cysS gene encoding cysteine--tRNA ligase, translating into MIKLFNTLSKNIEVFKPIDEVVKIYCCGVTVYDLCHLGHARSYIAWDILRRFLIYSDYKVKYVQNFTDIDDKILKRAKEENSSMNEVSEKNITEFHKDMDALGIMRPDSMPKATNHICNICSFIKVLEDKGFAYIRGGDVYYSVFKNKNYGKLSNQNILEQNINQQGRITTDESNKKENPQDFALWKKAKDNEPSFDSPWGKGRPGWHIECSAMVKDELGETIDIHLGGSDLIFPHHENEIAQSESANNKKLANYWLHNGMVNVNGQKMSKSLKNFTTIRDLLDSGTSPMTLRYFVLTVNYRKPLDFTDEALKSASEAWKNINVALSLFDITKKENLSIEVNETNEFVEETYKDMINYEISQKKIKFTNALNNDLNTAGAIAIIYELAKPLKNFINQFQRIKNLEINTNEKFHLRETFKTLEELTDVLGLKKEEIIIDNRINEDQILSLINKRLGAKKEKDYAEADKIRNLLKEKGVELIDQSPELTTWVRI
- the polA gene encoding DNA polymerase I, coding for MSLKSKDSKKPILLLVDGHSLAFRSFYAFSKGVDGGLTTKEGFPTSVTYGFLKSLLDNCKNINAEGVCITFDTEKPTFRHELDPNYKANRDVAPDVFFQDIEQLEIILKESLNLPIFKSPGFEADDLLGTIANDASSKGWCVNILSGDRDLFQLVDDQKDIYVLYMGGGPYAKSGNPTLMNENGVKEKLGVYPERVVDLKALTGDSSDNIPGIKGVGPKTAINLLKENDTLDGIYKALDIIQKDEDKKYQGFIKGAVREKLKNDKFNAYLSRDLAKIDVEVPLVLSNGYELNQINQDALSESLQKLELSTLLRQVDIFNSAFSKGGFNKNNEEKQKKKESKVSASINLEETEHEIPKIKVNIVNNFKLLDQLVKRLEITKEIVALDTETNSLNPLDAELVGIGFCLGEEINDLFYIPLSHQSQKKEMNQLAIEDVFFNLRSWIESPEKEKTLQNCKFDRQIFYNHGLNLRGVTFDTLLADYILNNQEKHGLSEISFREFGFKPPTFKETVGKNKDFSFVDINDASTYCGYDVLLTFKIAKIFKERFNNENKDLTKLFKEIELPLEPVLSEMEMNGIRIDTTYLNELSGELKSTLENIEENVFEIAKQEFNLSSPKQLGEILFEKLNLDKKKSRKTKTGWSTDAVVLERLVEEHEIIPFLIKHRTLSKLLSTYIDALPNLISEKTGRVHTNFNQAATATGRLSSSNPNLQNIPVRTEFSRRIRKAFLPEKGWKLLSADYSQIELRILAHLANEEILINAFHKNDDIHSLTARLIFEKEDINSDERRVGKTINFGVIYGMGIKKFARSTGVSTTEAKEFLIKYKERYAKIFKFLEFQERLALSKGYVETIFGRKREFKFDKNGLGRLIGKDPYEIDLQTARKAGMEAQSLRAAANAPIQGSSADIIKIAMVQLNKKLLEMNIPVKMLLQVHDELLFEVQPDFLEITKDLVKETMEDCVKLNVPLLVDIGVGNNWMETK